One part of the Edaphobacter acidisoli genome encodes these proteins:
- a CDS encoding adenine phosphoribosyltransferase: protein MSLPINCEPLKSLIRTVPDFPKPGILFYDITTLLKDKTGFAQLIDAMAAHYIGREVDLVLGIEARGFIFGPALAYRLNAGFVPVRKPKKLPAKTARVNYDLEYGTDALEVHLDAIQPGQRVIIVDDLLATGGTMQATVQLVRQLGGEIVGLGFAIELDFLKGREKFQEYDVLSLLHYDE, encoded by the coding sequence ATGAGTCTTCCGATTAACTGCGAACCGTTGAAATCGCTGATCCGCACCGTGCCGGATTTTCCTAAGCCGGGGATTTTGTTTTATGACATTACGACGCTGCTCAAGGACAAGACGGGCTTTGCGCAACTGATCGACGCGATGGCGGCGCACTACATCGGTCGCGAGGTTGATCTGGTGCTTGGCATCGAGGCGCGTGGATTTATCTTTGGGCCTGCGCTGGCGTATCGGTTGAACGCCGGGTTTGTGCCGGTGCGTAAGCCGAAGAAGCTGCCCGCGAAGACTGCGCGTGTGAACTATGACCTCGAATACGGCACGGATGCGCTTGAGGTGCATCTGGACGCGATTCAGCCGGGACAGCGCGTCATTATTGTGGATGACCTGCTCGCCACAGGCGGGACGATGCAGGCGACCGTGCAACTGGTGCGTCAGCTTGGCGGCGAGATTGTTGGGCTCGGGTTTGCGATTGAGCTCGACTTCCTGAAAGGGCGCGAGAAGTTTCAGGAGTACGATGTGCTGAGTCTGTTGCACTATGACGAATAA
- a CDS encoding acylphosphatase, with translation MVCHYLVKGRVQGVGFRWFVHREASAIGLHGWVRNTDDGEVEVVAAGEAEDLAELKEALRKGSRGSRVDAVVEHELVESEGEGLGPFQIEGAW, from the coding sequence ATGGTTTGCCATTACCTTGTCAAAGGCCGCGTGCAGGGCGTCGGCTTCCGGTGGTTTGTGCATCGGGAGGCGTCAGCTATTGGCCTGCACGGCTGGGTACGCAATACCGACGACGGTGAAGTTGAAGTGGTCGCGGCGGGCGAGGCCGAGGATTTAGCTGAGTTGAAAGAGGCGCTGCGCAAGGGATCGCGCGGCAGCCGTGTTGATGCTGTAGTTGAACACGAACTGGTCGAGAGCGAAGGTGAAGGCCTCGGACCGTTTCAGATTGAAGGAGCCTGGTAA
- the efp gene encoding elongation factor P — MSIPATQMRPGMVIKFKDDLHLVFSVEHRTPGNLRAFIQAKLRNIRTGAMYVERFRSPDPIDRVIVDEVKMEYLYNDGDDYYFMDMQTFEQTHLKRDVLGDAVDYLLPNLEIAVSFHDGKAVGIELPNVVEMTVVETEPGIKSATASSVTKPAKLETGLVVQVPPFINEGEKIRIDTAEGAYMSRA, encoded by the coding sequence ATGTCGATTCCCGCCACACAGATGCGCCCGGGCATGGTTATCAAGTTCAAGGACGATCTTCACCTTGTCTTTTCAGTGGAGCACCGCACACCGGGCAACCTTCGCGCCTTCATTCAGGCCAAGTTGCGCAACATCCGCACCGGCGCGATGTACGTGGAGCGCTTCCGTTCGCCTGATCCCATCGACCGCGTCATCGTGGACGAAGTGAAGATGGAGTATCTGTACAACGATGGCGACGACTACTACTTCATGGACATGCAGACCTTCGAGCAGACGCACCTGAAGCGCGATGTGCTGGGTGATGCGGTCGATTACCTGTTGCCGAACCTGGAGATCGCCGTCAGCTTCCATGATGGCAAGGCTGTGGGCATCGAACTGCCGAATGTGGTCGAGATGACGGTGGTGGAGACGGAGCCGGGCATCAAGTCGGCGACGGCTTCTTCGGTGACGAAGCCGGCGAAGCTGGAGACGGGCTTGGTGGTGCAGGTTCCGCCGTTTATCAATGAAGGCGAGAAGATCCGCATCGATACGGCTGAAGGCGCTTATATGAGCCGCGCGTAA
- a CDS encoding nuclease, with protein sequence MVLRLTGVLLVATAVAGAQQPIGTVSTADATVAGSLAVNNGQAVLDGSASVTAKDQTATVKLNRGGEVRVCATSSLHLTEGKSANEPAPLLLTLDRGAAEIQMPVTENDAIMTPDLRFAMKARGPLDLRLRVTSNGDTCVENRGANSPAVRVTDPFGGAMYILLSGQHVLFEHASLKEVVDNESSPCGCPTAPPVSVADASGKTDGSATAQHPFPEAISDGLAKPTVPQETPGVTHVQVSTTMSYDGTKPQAADSGAAGSDTNGAAQPQAKKGKGFGHSVGHFFKRIFGKL encoded by the coding sequence ATGGTGCTTCGGCTGACGGGAGTATTGCTGGTGGCGACGGCGGTCGCCGGGGCACAGCAGCCTATCGGCACGGTGAGCACTGCGGATGCGACGGTCGCTGGATCGCTTGCTGTCAATAATGGCCAAGCCGTGCTGGATGGCAGCGCGTCCGTTACAGCGAAGGACCAGACGGCGACGGTCAAACTGAATCGTGGTGGCGAGGTTCGGGTGTGCGCGACGAGCAGCTTGCACCTTACCGAAGGCAAAAGCGCAAATGAACCTGCGCCACTACTGCTGACGCTGGACCGCGGTGCCGCTGAGATTCAGATGCCAGTGACGGAGAATGACGCCATTATGACACCCGACCTGCGGTTTGCCATGAAGGCGCGTGGGCCGTTGGATCTGCGGTTGCGCGTGACGAGCAATGGCGATACCTGCGTGGAAAACCGAGGTGCTAATTCGCCTGCGGTGCGCGTGACCGATCCGTTTGGCGGAGCAATGTACATTCTGCTGAGCGGTCAGCATGTGCTGTTTGAGCACGCTAGCCTGAAGGAAGTCGTGGACAACGAGAGCTCGCCGTGTGGATGCCCGACTGCTCCACCCGTTTCGGTTGCGGACGCTTCAGGAAAGACGGACGGGAGTGCGACAGCGCAGCATCCGTTCCCCGAAGCGATCAGCGATGGGCTTGCAAAACCGACGGTACCGCAGGAGACGCCCGGCGTTACACACGTGCAGGTCTCGACGACCATGAGCTACGACGGGACGAAGCCACAGGCAGCGGATTCCGGAGCTGCGGGTTCTGATACGAATGGTGCGGCACAGCCTCAGGCGAAGAAAGGCAAGGGTTTTGGGCACTCGGTCGGCCACTTCTTCAAGCGGATATTCGGGAAGCTCTGA
- a CDS encoding anthranilate synthase component II, whose protein sequence is MVFVLDNYDSFTYNLVQYMGELGAEMVIRRNDELTPAEVEALDPDRILISPGPCTPQDAGISIELIRHFARLNREGKRVPLMGVCLGHQAIGAAFGGNVVRAPKLMHGKTSEIEHDGKTIFSGIPRTMTCTRYHSLIVADDGLPEELEVSARTVGGETIMALRHRELPIEGVQFHPESVLTAHGKEIVHNFLKM, encoded by the coding sequence ATGGTATTCGTTCTCGACAACTACGATTCCTTTACGTACAACCTTGTGCAATACATGGGTGAGCTGGGCGCTGAGATGGTGATTCGGCGCAATGATGAGCTTACGCCTGCCGAGGTTGAGGCGCTGGACCCAGACCGGATTCTGATTTCGCCCGGGCCTTGCACGCCGCAGGATGCGGGCATCAGCATTGAGTTGATTCGGCACTTCGCCCGGCTGAACCGCGAGGGAAAGCGCGTGCCGCTGATGGGTGTCTGTCTGGGACATCAGGCGATTGGGGCGGCGTTTGGTGGCAATGTGGTGCGTGCGCCGAAGCTGATGCATGGCAAGACGAGCGAGATTGAGCATGACGGCAAGACGATCTTCAGCGGGATTCCGAGGACGATGACTTGCACGCGGTATCACTCGCTGATTGTTGCCGATGATGGGCTGCCGGAGGAGTTGGAGGTTTCGGCGCGTACTGTGGGCGGCGAGACGATTATGGCACTGCGGCATCGCGAGCTGCCAATTGAGGGCGTGCAGTTTCATCCGGAGAGCGTGCTGACGGCGCACGGCAAAGAGATTGTTCACAATTTTTTGAAGATGTAA
- the trpE gene encoding anthranilate synthase component I gives MPKSAVNALPSAQEFLKLSRKHSLVPVYRTVTADLETPVSAFLRIADAEPEAFLLESVEGGEHVGRYTFIGIEPYKKMVARGRKITVHEGRKTRTIEGDIFAELKRELSGHSPARLQELPRFTAGAVGFFAYDAVRLIERLPASTKDELGVPDACLMFFDQVLAFDHVKKEIHLIVTADLKREGHADAYERAVRRLNKLERRLAAALPKPKKKTASGKLKLSHRTPKAQFLRGVEKTKEYIAAGDVFQCVLSQRFDCEPGVDPFDIYRALRIVNPSPYMFFLRFGQESNNTKAKAKKPRLSHIVGSSPELLVRVQGREIEYRPIAGTRPRSSDEVRDREIEAEMRADEKERAEHIMLVDLGRNDVGRVSEFGSVHVKDLMFVERYSHVMHLVTSLEGRLKKELSAVDAFRACFPAGTLSGAPKVRAMEIIEELEPARRGVYGGSVLYADFNGNLDSCIAIRTLYMDGEKGHIQAGAGLVADSVPEKEYEESLNKAQAVVRAIERARRA, from the coding sequence ATGCCGAAATCTGCTGTCAATGCCCTGCCCTCCGCACAGGAGTTTTTGAAGTTGAGCCGGAAGCACTCGCTGGTGCCTGTCTACCGCACCGTGACGGCTGATCTGGAGACGCCGGTTTCGGCGTTTTTGCGCATCGCTGATGCCGAGCCGGAGGCGTTTTTACTGGAGTCGGTCGAGGGCGGCGAACATGTCGGACGGTATACGTTCATCGGTATTGAGCCGTACAAGAAGATGGTTGCTCGTGGGCGGAAGATCACAGTTCACGAAGGGCGGAAGACGCGGACGATCGAGGGCGATATCTTCGCTGAGCTGAAGCGTGAGTTGAGCGGGCACTCGCCGGCGCGGCTACAGGAGTTGCCCCGCTTCACCGCCGGAGCAGTGGGTTTTTTTGCTTACGATGCGGTTCGATTGATTGAGCGACTGCCTGCGAGCACGAAGGACGAACTTGGCGTGCCGGATGCCTGCCTGATGTTCTTCGACCAGGTGTTGGCGTTCGACCATGTGAAGAAGGAGATTCACCTGATCGTGACCGCGGACCTAAAGCGTGAGGGCCACGCTGACGCTTATGAGCGGGCGGTCCGGCGGCTGAACAAGCTGGAGCGGCGACTCGCGGCGGCTTTGCCGAAGCCGAAGAAGAAGACGGCGAGCGGAAAGTTGAAGCTGTCGCATCGCACGCCGAAGGCGCAGTTTTTACGCGGCGTGGAGAAGACGAAGGAATACATCGCGGCGGGCGATGTGTTTCAGTGCGTGCTGTCGCAGCGATTCGACTGTGAGCCGGGCGTGGATCCGTTTGACATCTATCGCGCGCTGCGCATCGTGAACCCATCGCCGTATATGTTCTTTCTGCGCTTTGGGCAGGAGAGCAACAACACAAAGGCCAAGGCGAAGAAGCCGCGGCTGTCGCATATTGTGGGTTCGTCGCCAGAGTTGCTGGTGCGCGTCCAAGGGCGCGAGATTGAGTACAGGCCGATTGCAGGAACGCGCCCGCGCAGCTCGGATGAGGTGCGCGACCGCGAGATTGAAGCGGAGATGCGCGCCGACGAGAAGGAGCGCGCAGAGCACATCATGCTCGTAGACCTGGGGCGCAACGATGTTGGCCGCGTGAGCGAGTTTGGCAGCGTCCATGTGAAGGACCTGATGTTTGTGGAGCGTTATAGCCACGTGATGCATCTCGTGACGTCGCTCGAAGGCCGCTTGAAGAAGGAGTTGAGCGCGGTGGATGCGTTTCGGGCTTGCTTCCCGGCGGGGACGCTGAGCGGTGCGCCGAAGGTACGGGCAATGGAGATTATTGAGGAGCTGGAGCCAGCGAGGCGCGGGGTCTATGGCGGCAGCGTGCTGTACGCCGACTTCAACGGCAATCTCGACTCATGCATCGCCATTCGCACGCTGTATATGGATGGCGAGAAGGGGCACATTCAGGCTGGTGCGGGGCTGGTAGCCGACTCAGTGCCCGAGAAGGAGTACGAGGAGAGCCTCAATAAGGCGCAAGCGGTTGTGCGGGCGATTGAGCGTGCGCGGCGGGCATAG
- a CDS encoding Glu/Leu/Phe/Val family dehydrogenase, with protein sequence MQTLTLEQETNPWEAQAARFDFAAKKLNLDQGIWKVLRQPTREIIIHIPVGMDDGSIEVFTGYRVQHSAARGPGKGGIRYSPDVSLDEVRALASWMTWKCAVVNIPFGGAKGGVICDPKKMSQGELERLTRRYTAELIEFLGPEKDVPAPDMGTDEQTMAWIMDTYSMHMRQTVNAVVTGKPVNLGGSRGRKEATGRGVSVVCDEALKQLGMSPQGTKVIVQGFGNVGSNTAKHLAEKGYTIIGIAEYDGGLFNAKGIDIAALTAHRKEAGTITGFRGAEAANSSELITQPCDILIPAAMENVITSRNADKLRCRILCEGANGPTTPIADEILGDKRVFIIPDILANAGGVTTSYFEWVQDRMGYFWTEPEVNQRLDHIMSTSFHDVIAYSKTHNVNNRIAAYMLAIDRVAYTTKQRGMYA encoded by the coding sequence ATGCAGACCCTCACGCTTGAGCAGGAGACCAACCCCTGGGAGGCCCAGGCTGCTCGATTCGACTTCGCCGCAAAAAAACTCAATCTGGACCAGGGCATCTGGAAGGTGCTCCGCCAGCCCACCCGCGAGATCATCATCCACATCCCCGTCGGCATGGACGACGGCTCCATCGAAGTCTTCACCGGCTATCGCGTCCAACATTCCGCCGCGCGCGGTCCCGGAAAAGGCGGCATCCGCTACTCCCCCGACGTCTCGCTCGACGAGGTCCGCGCCCTCGCCAGTTGGATGACCTGGAAGTGCGCCGTCGTTAACATTCCTTTCGGCGGAGCCAAGGGCGGCGTCATCTGCGACCCCAAAAAAATGTCGCAGGGCGAGCTCGAACGCCTCACCCGCCGCTACACCGCCGAGCTGATCGAGTTCCTCGGCCCCGAAAAAGACGTCCCCGCACCCGACATGGGTACGGACGAGCAGACCATGGCCTGGATCATGGACACCTACTCCATGCACATGCGCCAGACCGTCAACGCCGTTGTCACCGGCAAGCCCGTCAACCTCGGCGGCTCGCGCGGGCGCAAGGAAGCCACCGGCCGCGGTGTCTCCGTCGTCTGCGACGAAGCCCTCAAGCAGCTAGGCATGTCGCCCCAGGGCACGAAGGTCATCGTGCAGGGCTTCGGCAACGTCGGCTCCAACACCGCCAAACACCTCGCCGAAAAGGGCTACACCATCATCGGCATCGCCGAGTACGACGGCGGCCTCTTCAACGCCAAAGGCATCGACATCGCCGCGCTCACCGCGCACCGCAAAGAAGCAGGCACCATCACCGGCTTTCGCGGAGCCGAGGCCGCCAACAGCAGCGAACTCATCACCCAGCCCTGCGACATCCTCATCCCCGCCGCAATGGAGAACGTCATCACCAGCCGCAACGCCGACAAGCTCCGCTGCCGCATCCTCTGCGAGGGCGCAAACGGGCCAACCACCCCAATAGCCGACGAAATCCTCGGCGACAAGCGCGTCTTCATCATCCCCGACATCCTCGCCAACGCCGGCGGCGTCACCACCAGCTACTTCGAGTGGGTCCAGGACCGCATGGGCTACTTCTGGACCGAGCCCGAGGTGAACCAGCGTCTCGACCACATCATGAGCACCAGCTTCCACGACGTCATCGCCTACTCCAAAACCCACAACGTCAACAACCGCATCGCAGCCTACATGCTGGCCATCGACCGCGTAGCCTACACGACGAAGCAGCGGGGGATGTACGCATGA
- a CDS encoding Ig-like domain-containing protein → MPSRGLLKFAAVLLTGLMPAAHATAITSTVVLTITSPATMYFGQSVDGYANVTTSDGSIPTGTITFYDGATNICQIPVTPSSCPASTGTGFAVGAHTITAVYSGDATHAAATSNAVVITVLANPTAVSLVSSANPAIAGQPVTLTATAAGSYAMPTGTVTFLDGTSSLGTATLNSSGTATFTTASLSAGSHSLTASYAGDGGSAASTSPALAETVNPAAVQSTGGFSIAVAGSTTVGVGRSANLTVTVTPQSGFNLPVDLSCTHLPTESACTFGQHTIPAGGGTTTLQVSTIAPHDCGSSTPYFLGASFGLFLLPFGKRKRLRGLMVALVALGTVSALTGCGTCTDLGTRPGSYTIQVIGTASGSGVSAQASGENATRVTLKVVL, encoded by the coding sequence ATGCCGAGCCGAGGTCTCCTCAAATTCGCTGCCGTCCTCCTTACTGGCCTCATGCCAGCGGCGCACGCCACGGCCATCACCAGTACGGTTGTGCTTACTATTACCTCCCCGGCGACTATGTACTTCGGCCAGAGCGTCGACGGCTACGCCAACGTCACCACCAGCGACGGCAGCATCCCCACCGGGACCATCACCTTCTACGACGGCGCAACCAACATCTGCCAGATTCCCGTCACGCCATCGAGTTGCCCGGCTTCGACCGGCACCGGCTTTGCCGTCGGCGCCCATACCATCACGGCTGTCTACTCTGGAGACGCAACTCACGCTGCGGCCACCTCAAATGCCGTCGTCATTACTGTGCTGGCGAATCCCACAGCAGTCAGCCTCGTCAGCTCGGCCAACCCGGCGATCGCAGGCCAGCCCGTTACGCTCACAGCCACGGCAGCCGGTTCCTACGCGATGCCCACCGGCACTGTGACCTTTCTCGACGGAACAAGCTCTTTGGGAACGGCAACGCTCAACTCTTCCGGTACGGCAACCTTCACCACTGCCTCGCTGTCTGCAGGGAGCCACAGCCTCACGGCCAGCTACGCCGGGGATGGTGGATCGGCTGCCAGCACCTCGCCAGCGCTGGCAGAGACAGTGAATCCGGCGGCAGTGCAGTCCACGGGTGGGTTCTCAATTGCCGTCGCAGGTTCCACGACCGTCGGAGTCGGGCGCAGCGCAAACCTGACCGTCACGGTTACGCCGCAGTCAGGGTTCAACCTGCCGGTCGATCTCTCATGCACCCATCTGCCGACAGAGTCGGCATGCACGTTTGGCCAGCACACGATTCCGGCAGGTGGTGGAACGACCACCCTCCAGGTCAGCACAATCGCCCCACACGACTGCGGCTCCTCGACCCCGTACTTCCTTGGCGCAAGCTTCGGACTGTTCCTTCTGCCCTTTGGAAAGCGAAAAAGGCTGAGGGGATTGATGGTGGCGCTGGTCGCGCTGGGAACGGTCAGCGCGCTGACCGGCTGCGGTACCTGCACCGATCTCGGAACCCGCCCAGGCAGCTACACCATCCAGGTCATAGGCACAGCCTCAGGTTCAGGGGTCTCAGCTCAAGCCTCAGGGGAAAATGCCACCCGGGTGACCCTGAAGGTCGTTCTCTAA
- the pgsA gene encoding CDP-diacylglycerol--glycerol-3-phosphate 3-phosphatidyltransferase, which yields MNLPNSITLSRIASIPLLLWILSSVFPWTGHGATGLRGGEQEIIASLVFIAASITDGLDGYLARKRGQITTMGILLDPLADKLMVSAAFIILVGYNPRVVPAWIAVLVIGREFLVSGLRSIAATEGFTIEASEIGKLKTVIQIVSVVAAILAHRWDYWNWGGFIVGVHLIAVTAVYWMAIVSIISAVDYFVAFWKKIDHAAERQRKRRSFVLSRKKKAASPTEHPSRIS from the coding sequence ATGAACCTGCCCAATTCCATCACGTTGAGCCGGATTGCCAGCATTCCGCTGCTCCTCTGGATTCTGTCCTCGGTCTTCCCATGGACAGGGCACGGAGCGACGGGCCTGCGCGGTGGCGAGCAGGAGATTATCGCCTCCCTGGTCTTCATCGCGGCCAGCATCACGGACGGCCTGGACGGCTATCTTGCCCGCAAGCGCGGCCAGATTACGACGATGGGAATACTGCTCGACCCGCTAGCCGACAAGCTGATGGTCTCAGCGGCATTCATCATCCTGGTCGGCTACAACCCGCGCGTCGTTCCGGCGTGGATCGCGGTACTGGTGATCGGTCGCGAGTTTCTGGTCTCCGGCCTGCGCTCGATTGCCGCGACCGAAGGCTTCACCATCGAAGCCAGCGAGATAGGCAAGCTCAAGACGGTCATCCAGATTGTCTCGGTCGTCGCAGCGATCCTCGCGCACCGCTGGGACTACTGGAACTGGGGCGGCTTCATCGTCGGCGTCCACCTGATTGCGGTGACAGCGGTCTACTGGATGGCGATTGTCTCGATCATCTCGGCGGTAGACTACTTTGTCGCCTTCTGGAAGAAGATCGACCACGCCGCCGAACGCCAGCGCAAACGCCGCAGCTTTGTGCTGAGCCGCAAGAAAAAAGCTGCTTCGCCGACAGAGCATCCTTCGCGGATTTCGTGA
- a CDS encoding fumarate hydratase, whose protein sequence is MATIQQSDFIQSVADALQYISYYHPEDFITNLTRAYELEQSPSAKDAMAQILINSRMCAEGHRPVCQDTGIVTAFVRLGMETQWDNGGQPLKTVQQMVDEGVRRAYLLPDNKLRASILRDPAFTRKNTGDNTPAVVSVEMVPGGEVEVTVAAKGGGSEAKSKFVMLNPSDSIVDWVLKTVPTMGAGWCPPGMLGIGIGGTAEKAMLLAKQSLMDPIDMQELKARGPQNKIEELRIELYDKVNQLGIGAQGLGGLTTVLDIKILDYPTHAANLPVAMIPNCAATRHAHFHLDGSGPVMLEPPALDAWPKLTYDVSKARRVNLDTVTRDEVKTWKPGEVLLLSGKLLTGRDAAHKRMIDMLNRGEKLPVDFTGRFIYYVGPVDAVRDEAVGPAGPTTATRMDKFTRQMLETTGLLGMVGKAERGPAAIEAIRDNEAVYLMAVGGAAYLVSKAIKSSRVLAFEDLGMEAIYEFDVRDMPVTVAVDATGSSVHTTGPAEWKARIAGDLGGVRILQ, encoded by the coding sequence ATGGCCACCATCCAGCAATCCGATTTCATCCAGTCCGTCGCCGACGCCCTCCAGTACATCAGCTACTACCACCCCGAGGACTTCATCACCAACCTTACGCGCGCGTATGAGCTGGAGCAATCGCCCTCGGCCAAAGACGCCATGGCGCAGATCCTCATCAACTCGCGCATGTGCGCCGAGGGCCATCGCCCCGTCTGCCAGGACACCGGCATCGTCACGGCCTTCGTCCGGCTCGGTATGGAGACGCAGTGGGACAACGGCGGCCAGCCGCTCAAGACTGTCCAGCAGATGGTGGACGAGGGTGTGCGCCGCGCGTATCTGCTGCCCGATAACAAGCTCCGCGCCAGCATCCTGCGCGACCCCGCATTCACGCGCAAGAACACCGGCGACAACACGCCTGCCGTTGTCTCGGTCGAGATGGTGCCCGGCGGCGAGGTCGAAGTGACGGTCGCGGCCAAGGGCGGCGGCTCTGAGGCCAAGTCGAAGTTCGTCATGCTCAATCCGTCGGACTCCATCGTCGACTGGGTGCTCAAGACCGTCCCGACGATGGGCGCGGGCTGGTGTCCGCCGGGAATGCTCGGCATCGGCATCGGCGGAACGGCGGAGAAGGCGATGCTGCTGGCCAAGCAGTCGCTGATGGACCCGATCGACATGCAGGAGCTGAAGGCGCGCGGGCCGCAGAACAAGATCGAGGAGCTGCGCATCGAGCTGTACGACAAGGTGAACCAGCTTGGTATCGGCGCGCAGGGCCTGGGCGGGCTGACGACTGTGCTCGACATCAAGATTCTTGACTATCCCACGCACGCGGCCAACTTGCCCGTGGCGATGATTCCCAACTGCGCCGCCACGCGCCACGCGCACTTCCACCTCGACGGCAGCGGGCCGGTGATGCTGGAGCCGCCTGCGCTCGATGCGTGGCCGAAGCTGACCTACGACGTCAGCAAGGCACGCCGTGTGAACCTCGACACGGTGACGCGCGATGAGGTGAAGACGTGGAAGCCCGGCGAGGTACTGCTGCTCTCGGGCAAGCTGCTGACCGGCCGCGACGCCGCGCACAAGCGCATGATCGACATGCTCAACCGCGGCGAAAAGCTGCCCGTTGATTTCACTGGCCGCTTCATCTACTACGTCGGGCCGGTCGATGCGGTGCGCGACGAGGCCGTTGGCCCTGCCGGTCCGACGACCGCTACGCGCATGGACAAGTTCACACGCCAGATGCTCGAAACCACCGGCCTGCTCGGCATGGTGGGCAAAGCCGAGCGCGGCCCCGCAGCCATCGAAGCCATCCGCGATAACGAAGCCGTCTACCTGATGGCCGTCGGCGGCGCGGCGTATCTGGTCTCGAAGGCCATCAAGAGCTCGCGCGTGCTCGCCTTTGAAGACCTCGGGATGGAAGCCATTTACGAGTTCGATGTGCGGGACATGCCGGTGACCGTCGCGGTTGATGCAACCGGCAGCAGTGTTCACACGACCGGACCGGCTGAGTGGAAGGCGCGTATCGCTGGAGACCTAGGCGGTGTACGAATTCTGCAGTAG
- a CDS encoding lysozyme inhibitor LprI family protein, whose product MMKRIVLALLLGLLGACACSMAQTHKGAKTVDPTDLNSPTWKEYDAKMSALHARAQNVLRNEYAREQKDECLNLQSEAEKRDCLVHEALLTQNNYEVYAKALAALLRVRQPIVDPLEPMPPDRGAKFEKAERAWIIYRNTTCSAMSDAYWGGSIQGQIETACLQDITRKHMDELEALYKDK is encoded by the coding sequence ATGATGAAGCGAATTGTTTTGGCCCTTTTGCTTGGATTACTCGGAGCATGTGCGTGTTCGATGGCACAAACCCATAAAGGGGCTAAGACGGTAGACCCTACCGATCTGAATAGCCCTACATGGAAAGAGTATGACGCTAAGATGAGCGCTTTGCATGCCCGGGCACAAAATGTTCTGAGGAACGAATATGCACGAGAGCAGAAGGACGAATGTCTAAATCTGCAGAGCGAAGCTGAGAAGCGTGATTGCCTAGTACACGAGGCTCTTCTCACACAGAACAACTATGAGGTATATGCAAAGGCGCTCGCCGCGTTGCTTCGAGTACGTCAGCCCATTGTCGATCCGCTGGAACCTATGCCTCCAGACCGCGGAGCAAAATTTGAAAAAGCTGAGCGGGCGTGGATCATATATCGGAACACAACCTGTAGCGCTATGAGCGATGCTTATTGGGGTGGAAGCATACAGGGTCAAATAGAAACCGCTTGCTTACAAGACATCACACGCAAACACATGGACGAATTGGAAGCTCTCTACAAAGACAAGTAG